One Megamonas hypermegale genomic window carries:
- a CDS encoding glutamate synthase-related protein, which yields MEAVRTQDISVNDLNWKIEYDMNRCTMCGSCLATCTFHAIEADVLRIDKTTSDSAFPEPKHTHKAVPVIKQIKTLANACVGCGMCEKVCPNGAIRPVRNVDTRKTLLSRDNGPIKRGGRTNLNAQRTLDSIVVGRISQMTDPSLDSQRHTFDIRSPFGRVLPAKQLPFKMENGKLVMDHKAPPVRWIYPLIFSDMSIGALSTRAWEAVALACAYLNEKCNIPIRMSSGEGGMPSKLLESDYLKYMIIQIASGHFGWNRIVKALPKMKVDPAGVLIKIGQGAKPGDGGLLQAAKVAEHVQAIRGVPKATLSSPPNHQGLYSIEESVQKMHLSMNAAFGFRVPVAIKCAASATSVSVYNNLLRDPYKICGGFFIDGIQGGTGAANEISLDHTGHPVVSKIRDCYLAAVKQGLQGQIPLYGGGGIGLTGNAAADAFKMICLGANGVFCGKILIQLLGCIGNEHGRCNACNTGKCPTGICTQDARLVKRLDIDKGAQKIVDYVLAFDAELRKLMAPIGNSSLPVGRSDALVSTDKAVADKLGIQYVC from the coding sequence ATGGAAGCAGTAAGAACACAAGATATAAGCGTAAATGACTTAAACTGGAAAATAGAATATGATATGAACCGTTGCACAATGTGCGGTAGCTGTCTTGCTACTTGTACTTTTCATGCTATTGAAGCTGATGTGTTACGCATTGATAAAACTACTTCTGACAGTGCTTTTCCAGAACCAAAACACACACATAAAGCTGTTCCTGTAATAAAACAGATAAAAACACTTGCAAATGCTTGTGTTGGTTGCGGTATGTGCGAAAAAGTTTGTCCAAATGGCGCTATTCGCCCAGTAAGAAATGTAGATACAAGAAAAACACTTCTCTCCCGCGATAATGGTCCTATTAAACGTGGTGGTCGTACTAACTTAAATGCACAAAGAACACTCGATAGTATCGTAGTTGGTCGTATTTCTCAGATGACTGACCCTTCACTTGACTCTCAGCGTCATACTTTTGATATTCGTTCTCCATTTGGTCGTGTACTTCCAGCAAAACAATTGCCATTTAAAATGGAAAACGGCAAACTTGTTATGGACCATAAAGCACCTCCAGTAAGATGGATTTATCCACTTATTTTCTCTGATATGTCTATCGGTGCGCTCTCTACAAGAGCATGGGAAGCAGTAGCACTCGCATGTGCTTACTTGAATGAAAAATGCAACATTCCAATTCGCATGAGCTCCGGTGAAGGCGGTATGCCTAGCAAACTTTTGGAATCTGATTACTTAAAATATATGATTATCCAGATTGCTTCTGGTCATTTTGGTTGGAACCGTATCGTAAAAGCTTTGCCAAAAATGAAAGTTGACCCAGCTGGCGTCCTCATCAAAATTGGTCAAGGTGCAAAACCTGGTGACGGCGGACTTTTACAGGCTGCTAAAGTTGCAGAACACGTTCAAGCAATTCGTGGTGTACCAAAAGCTACACTTTCTTCTCCACCAAACCATCAAGGTCTTTATTCCATTGAAGAATCAGTACAGAAAATGCACTTATCCATGAATGCGGCATTTGGCTTTAGAGTACCTGTTGCAATAAAATGCGCAGCTTCAGCTACTTCCGTATCCGTATATAATAATTTACTTCGTGACCCTTATAAAATTTGTGGTGGTTTCTTCATCGATGGTATCCAAGGTGGTACTGGTGCGGCTAATGAAATTTCTCTTGACCATACTGGTCATCCTGTTGTTTCTAAAATCCGCGATTGCTATTTAGCAGCAGTAAAACAAGGTTTACAAGGACAAATTCCACTTTATGGTGGTGGCGGTATTGGCTTGACTGGTAATGCAGCAGCTGATGCATTCAAAATGATTTGCCTTGGTGCAAACGGCGTATTCTGCGGTAAAATCTTAATTCAACTTCTCGGTTGTATCGGTAATGAACATGGCCGTTGCAATGCTTGTAACACAGGCAAATGCCCAACTGGTATTTGTACACAAGATGCTCGTCTTGTTAAACGTCTTGATATCGATAAAGGCGCACAGAAAATTGTCGATTATGTTTTAGCTTTTGATGCAGAACTTAGAAAACTCATGGCTCCTATTGGTAACTCTTCACTTCCAGTAGGCAGAAGTGATGCTCTTGTTTCTACTGATAAAGCTGTTGCAGATAAACTTGGAATTCAGTATGTATGCTAA
- a CDS encoding glutamate synthase gives MCRIGSIKSKVPVSPAKALKLMIPQQEGHDNSGFAMVMKDLYGIFSDYKDKPLLSLACTQRGAEMVEEYMDSHNFVQLSEWIPVPDKQPGLDIQAMPYYIFRNYDYPEYYRDKSEDEKGELLLDTRLALRKILEESGNGFVYSFWPDVLTLKEIGDPADIATYFHLWNENGCLLAKNIVAQCRQNTNYDIVRYAAHPFFLQGYTLCANGENTFFTKNKEFQKSLHRGYIGFESDSQNFLYTLHYVLHELKWPIEYYKHVITPLPFEEIDKRPDKEVLTAIRQSLANLEINGPNTIIANLPDGRMMTCCDSKKLRPVVVGGDENMVAISSEVCGINEILPNRDMSKDIYPNEREVVVITNDLEVQRWKQ, from the coding sequence TTGTGTAGAATAGGTTCAATAAAAAGTAAAGTACCTGTTAGCCCAGCAAAGGCTTTGAAATTAATGATTCCTCAACAAGAGGGTCATGATAACTCTGGTTTTGCCATGGTAATGAAAGATTTGTACGGTATTTTTTCCGATTATAAGGATAAGCCTCTGCTTTCACTTGCTTGCACACAGCGTGGTGCTGAAATGGTTGAAGAATACATGGATAGCCATAACTTTGTACAGTTGTCAGAATGGATTCCAGTTCCAGATAAACAACCAGGACTTGATATTCAAGCTATGCCTTATTATATTTTCCGTAATTACGATTATCCAGAATATTATCGTGATAAATCTGAAGATGAAAAAGGCGAACTCTTACTTGATACAAGACTTGCTCTTCGTAAAATATTAGAAGAATCTGGTAATGGTTTTGTATATTCTTTCTGGCCAGATGTACTTACATTAAAAGAAATTGGTGATCCTGCTGATATTGCTACATATTTCCATTTATGGAACGAAAATGGCTGTTTACTTGCTAAAAATATTGTGGCACAGTGTCGTCAAAATACGAACTATGATATCGTTCGTTATGCAGCTCATCCATTCTTCTTACAAGGTTATACACTTTGTGCAAACGGTGAAAATACATTTTTCACTAAAAATAAAGAGTTTCAAAAATCTTTACATCGTGGTTATATCGGTTTTGAATCAGATTCTCAAAACTTCTTATATACACTCCACTATGTATTACATGAACTCAAATGGCCGATTGAATATTATAAACACGTTATAACACCGCTCCCTTTTGAAGAAATTGATAAACGCCCAGATAAAGAAGTTTTGACAGCTATTCGTCAATCTCTTGCTAATCTGGAAATAAATGGCCCAAATACTATTATTGCTAACTTGCCAGATGGTCGTATGATGACTTGCTGCGATTCTAAAAAATTGCGTCCTGTAGTCGTTGGCGGCGATGAAAATATGGTAGCAATATCCTCAGAAGTATGCGGTATTAACGAAATTTTGCCAAATAGAGATATGAGTAAAGATATTTATCCTAATGAACGCGAAGTTGTTGTAATAACTAATGACCTGGAGGTTCAAAGATGGAAGCAGTAA
- a CDS encoding DUF3783 domain-containing protein, giving the protein MIKKEEIILLYNFKDKTELEKLKALLEKLKIKFIVADEKAYQQKVGYLFGLKGFSETEDDGTVFDFKYELMMFHNFSRARLDSVLKKMREEEIKVPICKAIVTSFNRFWKLRRVCETMEKEHLSMSKEKN; this is encoded by the coding sequence ATGATAAAAAAAGAAGAAATAATATTACTTTATAATTTTAAAGATAAAACTGAATTAGAAAAATTAAAAGCATTGCTTGAAAAATTAAAGATAAAATTTATAGTTGCTGATGAAAAAGCATATCAGCAAAAAGTCGGTTATTTATTTGGTTTAAAGGGCTTTAGTGAAACTGAAGACGATGGAACTGTTTTTGATTTCAAATATGAATTGATGATGTTTCATAATTTTTCTAGAGCTCGTTTAGATAGTGTATTGAAAAAAATGCGTGAAGAAGAAATAAAAGTACCTATTTGCAAAGCTATAGTTACATCTTTTAATCGTTTTTGGAAATTGCGTCGTGTTTGTGAAACCATGGAAAAAGAACATCTTTCTATGAGTAAAGAGAAAAATTAA
- a CDS encoding DUF2939 domain-containing protein — translation MVLSAQTKLKIFIVALVVVIIGIGGCIAYFNFYVKTPEYTLKAVQEAVETHDIDEFNKYVNVDTVVAGVTNNMLDAIIASQNNLPEEAKVAMNSLATMFKAPLVASLNDGLNTFVKTGSWEATEDVKDSQGAMINSKMILDQTGLMDLTYLGTDYINIDEENGTAQAGIRTQQNEINQPFVFQVTLEEQPDGYWKVVSVDNFADFIKLLQDGRKAYIEEYLNKTATVLNDKEKTLTENEAKLNASLKMGVLGDEKSRMELKSTIESTILPQLKEVQANLQEVNVPKAAETLHNLRLKACESKIAYYENYAKWLENKDIKTLREATDNMKKAKTMEHEAELLTNRIQGQLS, via the coding sequence ATGGTATTATCGGCGCAAACTAAATTAAAAATTTTTATCGTAGCATTAGTAGTGGTAATAATAGGAATAGGAGGTTGTATAGCATATTTTAATTTTTATGTTAAAACTCCAGAATATACTTTAAAAGCAGTTCAAGAAGCCGTAGAAACTCATGATATAGACGAATTTAATAAATACGTAAATGTAGATACTGTTGTAGCTGGAGTTACGAATAATATGTTAGATGCAATCATAGCTTCACAGAATAATTTACCAGAAGAAGCTAAAGTGGCTATGAATAGTTTGGCAACAATGTTTAAAGCACCACTTGTCGCAAGTTTAAATGATGGTCTTAATACTTTTGTAAAAACAGGTAGTTGGGAAGCTACAGAAGATGTAAAAGACAGTCAAGGTGCTATGATTAATTCAAAAATGATTTTAGACCAAACTGGACTGATGGATTTAACTTATTTAGGAACTGACTATATCAATATTGATGAAGAAAATGGCACAGCTCAGGCAGGTATAAGAACACAACAAAATGAAATTAATCAACCATTTGTTTTTCAAGTGACTTTAGAAGAACAGCCAGATGGTTATTGGAAAGTTGTTAGTGTAGATAATTTTGCAGATTTTATAAAGTTATTACAAGATGGAAGAAAAGCATATATTGAAGAATATTTAAATAAAACAGCAACTGTTTTGAATGATAAAGAAAAAACATTGACAGAAAATGAAGCTAAATTGAATGCTTCGTTAAAAATGGGTGTACTTGGTGATGAAAAATCTCGTATGGAATTAAAATCAACGATAGAAAGTACTATTTTGCCACAATTAAAAGAAGTACAAGCAAATTTACAAGAAGTTAATGTTCCGAAAGCAGCAGAAACTTTGCATAATTTACGTTTAAAAGCGTGTGAAAGTAAAATTGCATACTATGAAAATTATGCAAAATGGTTAGAAAATAAGGATATAAAAACATTGCGAGAAGCTACAGACAATATGAAAAAAGCAAAAACTATGGAACATGAAGCTGAGTTATTAACAAATAGAATTCAAGGACAATTGAGTTAA
- the dhaM gene encoding dihydroxyacetone kinase phosphoryl donor subunit DhaM: MLELIGLVIVSHSFLIAEGTKELALQMADPALKIIAAGGTSDGKLGTDMKKIKSAIEKVNGPEGVLILTDLGSSVLTTEMVIDMLDEDNKDISKIKIANAPLVEGSVVAAVEASFGKDIFSIKKTVENIVIKKVPI, encoded by the coding sequence GTGCTTGAATTGATTGGACTTGTAATCGTTTCTCATAGTTTCTTAATTGCTGAAGGAACTAAAGAGCTTGCTCTCCAAATGGCAGACCCTGCACTAAAAATCATCGCTGCAGGTGGCACATCAGACGGCAAATTAGGCACAGACATGAAAAAAATAAAATCTGCCATAGAAAAAGTAAATGGTCCGGAAGGCGTATTAATTCTCACTGATTTAGGTAGCTCTGTTTTGACAACAGAAATGGTTATAGACATGTTAGATGAGGACAACAAAGATATCAGTAAAATTAAAATTGCCAACGCTCCACTTGTTGAAGGTTCTGTTGTCGCCGCTGTTGAAGCTTCTTTTGGCAAGGATATTTTTAGTATAAAAAAAACCGTCGAAAATATTGTCATAAAGAAGGTTCCCATTTAA
- a CDS encoding amino acid permease, producing the protein MNRGLKNRHIQLISLGGIIGSCYFLGTGYVLEQAGPASILAYLLGGMVVLCVMLCLAELAVAQPVSSSFVTYANDHISPTWACGVGWAYWLNWVVYVPAEMIAAGIIMNQFVPEVSQLWWAVSFGLVVTFINLFSVGKFGESEFWLSIIKITALIIFSIIAFAICMGWAGGTGEPIGTKVLLGSGGFAPHGYWAIIMTMVIILVNFQGSEIIGLAAGECKDPAKSIPIAVRNVTWRIIALYIIPITLLISILPWDEASLTESVFAAAMHRYGFDYFGYMFAFVILTAAISCSNSGLYGAGRALHGLSKHGMAPKFLGKLNHNGMPQNSIIVSICACWLVILLYTIDTSETAYTYLLAVSGFTGAMAWISICWSQYNFRKKMIAANRESELKYKTPFFPYVTLIGIWVQVFCLVVIAFTDELRSTLYVGVPMMVVPMIIFKLKQVKAHKTAVIRNKGEL; encoded by the coding sequence ATGAATAGGGGTCTGAAAAACAGACATATACAGCTTATTTCTCTGGGAGGAATTATTGGTAGCTGTTACTTTTTAGGTACTGGCTATGTACTTGAACAAGCAGGACCTGCTTCTATACTAGCTTATTTATTAGGCGGAATGGTAGTATTATGTGTAATGCTATGTTTGGCTGAACTTGCAGTTGCTCAGCCTGTATCAAGTTCTTTTGTTACGTATGCAAATGACCATATATCACCAACTTGGGCTTGTGGTGTTGGTTGGGCATATTGGCTTAATTGGGTAGTTTATGTACCGGCAGAGATGATTGCCGCGGGAATAATAATGAACCAGTTTGTTCCAGAGGTCAGCCAGCTGTGGTGGGCTGTATCGTTCGGTTTAGTAGTAACGTTTATAAACCTATTCAGTGTAGGTAAGTTCGGTGAAAGTGAATTTTGGTTATCAATTATTAAAATAACAGCATTAATTATTTTCAGTATCATTGCTTTTGCAATTTGTATGGGTTGGGCTGGTGGAACTGGTGAACCTATTGGTACAAAAGTTTTATTAGGCAGTGGCGGATTTGCCCCACATGGATATTGGGCAATTATCATGACCATGGTTATTATACTTGTTAATTTCCAAGGTTCAGAAATAATTGGCTTAGCTGCTGGAGAATGTAAAGACCCAGCAAAAAGTATTCCAATAGCAGTTCGCAATGTTACATGGAGAATTATTGCTTTATATATAATTCCGATTACGCTTCTTATTTCAATTTTACCGTGGGATGAAGCTAGTTTAACTGAAAGTGTGTTTGCCGCAGCAATGCATCGTTATGGTTTTGATTATTTTGGTTATATGTTTGCTTTTGTAATCTTAACAGCAGCTATTTCTTGTTCTAATTCAGGATTATATGGTGCAGGAAGAGCATTACATGGTCTTTCTAAACACGGCATGGCACCTAAATTCTTAGGTAAATTAAATCATAATGGTATGCCACAGAATTCCATTATTGTTTCAATCTGTGCTTGTTGGCTTGTAATTTTGTTATATACTATAGATACAAGTGAAACAGCATATACTTATTTATTAGCTGTTTCTGGTTTTACAGGTGCGATGGCATGGATTTCTATTTGCTGGAGTCAATATAATTTCCGTAAAAAGATGATTGCAGCTAATAGAGAATCTGAATTAAAATATAAAACGCCGTTTTTCCCATATGTTACTTTAATTGGTATTTGGGTACAGGTATTTTGTTTAGTTGTAATTGCTTTTACAGATGAACTTCGTTCTACACTTTATGTTGGTGTACCGATGATGGTTGTACCGATGATTATCTTTAAATTAAAGCAAGTAAAAGCACATAAAACGGCAGTAATACGAAATAAAGGTGAACTATAA
- a CDS encoding YigZ family protein: protein MLEYKTIQGYATTEWEIQKSRFISYINHVETEEQAQDFVNQIKKKHFDARHNCYAYIIGEHSDIQKSSDDGEPSGTAGVPILEVLKKNELSDVVIVVTRYFGGIKLGAGGLIRAYGKSATLGIDASTVVKKSIFNCYNLSLDYNLLGTLENYLHQNEIRIKDKNYTDKVDISILLPQNDSDNTLNDITNLSAARCKITKLDTIYLDIPIKK, encoded by the coding sequence ATGTTAGAATATAAAACTATACAAGGATATGCAACTACAGAATGGGAAATTCAAAAATCCCGATTTATTTCCTACATAAACCACGTTGAAACAGAAGAACAAGCACAAGATTTTGTAAATCAAATCAAGAAAAAACACTTTGATGCTCGCCATAATTGTTATGCTTATATTATAGGTGAACACAGCGATATTCAAAAATCCAGTGACGATGGTGAACCGAGTGGAACGGCTGGCGTCCCTATTTTAGAAGTTCTTAAAAAAAATGAATTAAGTGATGTTGTAATTGTCGTAACTCGCTATTTTGGCGGAATAAAACTGGGTGCTGGCGGTCTAATTCGTGCATATGGCAAATCTGCCACTTTAGGCATTGATGCTTCTACCGTAGTAAAAAAATCCATTTTTAATTGTTATAATTTATCTTTAGATTATAATTTACTAGGTACATTAGAAAACTATCTTCATCAAAATGAAATACGCATTAAAGATAAAAACTACACTGATAAAGTAGATATCAGTATTTTATTGCCACAAAACGATAGTGACAATACTTTAAACGATATAACAAATCTCTCAGCAGCTCGCTGTAAAATCACAAAACTAGATACTATTTATCTCGATATTCCAATAAAAAAATAA
- the serC gene encoding 3-phosphoserine/phosphohydroxythreonine transaminase, with translation MENRIYNFNPGPAMQPLEVLQEAQKEFLNFAGSGMSIIEISHRSKQYEQVHNQAKADIKELMGLGDDYEVLFCQGGASMQFTMLPQNFAVDGKVGNYVLSGSFASKAYDEAKLLGVGHVAASSKDVNFKHIPTQDEIKLSDNAAYLHLCYNNTIYGTEYHYIPETGDVPLIADMSSDMLSRPLDFSKFSLIYAGAQKNLGPAGVVVVVARKSFIENSPESVPTMLRYNTYLKKNSLYNTPPAFCIYMVGKVVAWIKEMGGLEAMAKRNAAKAKLVYDVIDNSDGFYTGHADKDSRSFMNVTFRLPSVELENKFAAEALEHGLGGVKGHRSVGGMRTSIYNAMPMEGCQALVDFMEKFRKENK, from the coding sequence ATGGAAAATCGTATTTATAATTTTAATCCTGGTCCTGCTATGCAACCATTAGAAGTTTTACAAGAAGCACAAAAAGAATTTTTAAATTTCGCTGGTAGCGGAATGTCTATTATAGAAATCAGTCATCGTTCAAAACAGTATGAACAAGTACATAATCAAGCTAAAGCTGATATAAAAGAACTTATGGGTCTTGGTGATGATTATGAAGTATTATTCTGCCAAGGTGGAGCAAGCATGCAATTTACTATGCTTCCACAAAACTTTGCAGTAGATGGCAAAGTAGGAAATTACGTTCTTTCTGGTAGTTTTGCTTCTAAAGCATATGATGAAGCTAAATTATTAGGTGTAGGTCATGTTGCAGCTTCTAGCAAAGATGTTAATTTTAAACATATTCCTACACAAGATGAAATAAAACTCAGTGATAATGCAGCATATTTACATCTTTGCTATAATAATACAATTTACGGTACAGAATATCATTACATTCCAGAAACAGGCGATGTACCACTTATCGCTGATATGTCTTCTGATATGTTATCTCGTCCACTTGATTTTTCTAAATTCAGCCTTATCTATGCTGGTGCACAGAAAAATCTTGGCCCTGCTGGCGTAGTAGTTGTAGTTGCTCGTAAATCCTTTATTGAAAATTCACCAGAATCTGTTCCAACAATGCTTCGTTATAATACTTATTTGAAAAAGAATTCTTTATATAATACACCACCTGCTTTCTGCATTTATATGGTTGGAAAAGTTGTTGCATGGATTAAAGAAATGGGTGGCTTGGAAGCTATGGCTAAAAGAAATGCAGCTAAAGCTAAACTTGTTTATGATGTTATTGATAATAGTGATGGTTTCTATACAGGCCATGCAGATAAAGACAGTCGTTCTTTCATGAATGTAACATTTAGATTGCCAAGTGTAGAACTTGAAAATAAATTTGCAGCTGAAGCTTTAGAACATGGTTTAGGTGGCGTAAAAGGTCATCGCTCTGTTGGCGGTATGCGTACATCTATTTATAATGCAATGCCAATGGAAGGCTGCCAAGCACTTGTAGACTTCATGGAAAAATTTCGTAAAGAAAATAAATAA
- the queF gene encoding preQ(1) synthase, whose protein sequence is MRTKEEVQDITLLGQKNVKYDFDYRPDVLETFDNKHPDHDYWVKFNCPEFTTLCPITGQPDFGTIYISYVPDIKMVESKSLKLYLFSFRNHGDFHEDVVNIIMKDLIKLMNPKYIEVWGKFLPRGGISIDPYTNYGRPNTKYESLAQKRFETHDLYSLEKIDNR, encoded by the coding sequence ATGCGCACTAAAGAAGAAGTACAAGATATCACATTACTCGGTCAAAAAAATGTAAAATACGATTTTGATTACCGCCCTGATGTTTTAGAAACTTTCGATAATAAACATCCTGACCATGATTATTGGGTAAAATTCAATTGCCCTGAATTTACCACATTATGCCCTATCACTGGTCAACCAGATTTCGGCACTATATATATTTCTTACGTACCAGACATAAAAATGGTAGAAAGTAAATCCTTAAAATTATATTTATTCAGCTTTAGAAATCACGGTGATTTTCATGAAGATGTCGTAAATATCATCATGAAAGATTTAATAAAACTCATGAACCCTAAATACATCGAAGTTTGGGGAAAATTTTTACCACGCGGTGGCATTTCTATTGACCCATATACAAATTATGGCCGACCAAATACTAAATACGAAAGTTTAGCTCAAAAACGTTTTGAAACACATGATTTATATAGCTTAGAAAAAATAGATAACCGTTAA
- a CDS encoding cob(I)yrinic acid a,c-diamide adenosyltransferase, giving the protein MLQVYTGNGKGKTTAAIGLAIRCLGAGKKVYFSQFMKTLSYSEQIILQQFSPNLTLKTSGKPYFIAKEGMLSKEEIAKWGDMIKVYPADNPPEDYVKLVNDNLKETLQAVNDNHYDLIILDEINVTMFYDLITRQTLENFLDKLPKNVEVVCTGRYAPDWLIKRADLVTEMKEIKHYYQKGIQGRKGIED; this is encoded by the coding sequence ATGCTTCAAGTTTATACTGGTAATGGCAAAGGCAAGACTACAGCAGCAATTGGTCTTGCCATTCGCTGTTTAGGAGCCGGTAAAAAAGTTTATTTTTCACAATTTATGAAAACTCTATCATATAGTGAACAGATTATTTTGCAACAGTTTTCACCAAATCTCACTTTAAAAACAAGTGGCAAACCATATTTTATTGCTAAAGAAGGCATGCTCTCAAAAGAAGAAATAGCTAAATGGGGCGATATGATAAAAGTTTATCCCGCTGATAATCCGCCAGAAGATTATGTAAAATTAGTCAATGATAATTTAAAGGAAACACTTCAAGCAGTCAATGACAACCATTATGATTTAATTATTTTAGATGAAATTAATGTCACTATGTTCTATGATTTAATTACTCGTCAAACCTTAGAAAATTTTTTGGATAAGTTACCTAAAAATGTAGAAGTTGTCTGTACCGGTCGTTACGCCCCCGATTGGTTAATAAAACGTGCCGACCTTGTTACAGAAATGAAAGAAATAAAACACTATTATCAAAAAGGTATACAAGGCCGTAAAGGCATAGAAGATTAA
- a CDS encoding sigma 54-interacting transcriptional regulator: MKICIENKDRHGLVYDISKILLKYNINILSMEVIKNTTYLETEALSYKIEQRILAELNALNGIINIKPIMLMPHDEKYQQMDIIFNTINEGIVIANNKSEIIYINKAAISILKVDDKSIIGETISKVLPFCKLLSKTLATGKKYLHHEVYSEEYNNHYMVSSQPILDENGNLFGGVAVIRDMKTVRQIYQKITGQPSTSFNDIIHQSQIMEELILSAQHYASSNSTILIRGETGSGKELFARAIHNASSRRNNIFLAINCTAIPDTLLESELFGYEEGTFTGANKGGKLGLFELACDGTLFLDEIGDISSTLQAKLLRVLQEHTVRRIGGNREIPINVRIISATNRNLEEMVQNGMFRQDLYYRLNVIPLCLPPLRERREDIALLANYLFNSTVSDINPSVKTLSPEAIKKLESYDYPGNVRELSNIIERAINMARKPVITPDDIVFSTQNQSVNTNNYDNKIIDFNLNAAVKNTEKRIIREALKEFNSSRKLGAALGISHTSIIRKMKEYNLHFKE, encoded by the coding sequence ATGAAAATATGTATTGAAAATAAAGACCGCCATGGATTAGTTTATGATATATCCAAAATATTGTTAAAATACAATATAAACATCCTTTCTATGGAAGTTATCAAAAACACTACATATTTAGAAACAGAAGCCTTATCCTATAAAATTGAACAACGCATTCTCGCAGAACTTAACGCATTAAATGGCATTATCAATATAAAACCAATCATGTTAATGCCACATGACGAAAAATATCAACAAATGGACATTATTTTTAACACCATTAATGAAGGTATTGTCATCGCTAATAATAAAAGTGAAATCATATACATCAATAAAGCAGCCATTTCTATTTTAAAAGTAGATGATAAATCCATTATCGGTGAAACAATTTCTAAAGTATTACCATTTTGTAAGCTTCTTTCCAAAACACTTGCTACTGGTAAAAAATATCTTCACCATGAAGTTTACTCTGAAGAATACAACAACCACTATATGGTTAGCAGTCAGCCTATACTAGATGAAAATGGCAATTTATTCGGTGGTGTAGCTGTTATCCGTGATATGAAAACAGTACGTCAAATTTATCAAAAAATTACAGGACAACCTTCTACCAGCTTCAACGATATTATTCATCAAAGTCAAATCATGGAAGAATTGATATTATCAGCACAACATTATGCTAGTAGCAATTCTACCATTTTAATACGTGGAGAAACAGGCTCGGGCAAAGAATTATTTGCTCGTGCTATCCATAACGCTTCATCTCGTCGCAATAATATTTTTCTAGCAATAAATTGCACAGCAATTCCCGATACTCTTTTAGAAAGTGAATTATTTGGTTATGAAGAAGGCACTTTTACAGGAGCTAATAAAGGCGGAAAACTTGGTTTATTTGAACTTGCCTGTGATGGTACATTATTTCTCGATGAAATAGGTGACATTTCTTCTACTCTACAGGCTAAATTATTACGTGTTTTGCAAGAGCACACAGTCCGTCGCATCGGTGGAAATCGTGAAATTCCCATCAATGTTCGCATTATATCTGCCACCAATCGCAATTTAGAAGAAATGGTACAAAATGGAATGTTCCGTCAAGATTTATATTATAGATTGAACGTAATTCCACTTTGCTTACCTCCACTACGTGAACGCAGAGAAGATATTGCATTGCTTGCTAACTATCTATTTAATTCTACTGTTTCTGACATCAACCCTAGTGTAAAAACCCTTTCACCTGAAGCTATAAAAAAATTAGAAAGTTATGACTACCCAGGTAATGTCCGCGAATTGAGCAATATAATTGAACGTGCTATCAATATGGCTAGAAAACCTGTAATCACACCTGATGATATTGTCTTCTCTACCCAAAATCAATCAGTAAATACCAATAATTATGATAATAAAATCATTGATTTTAATTTAAATGCAGCTGTAAAAAATACTGAAAAGAGAATTATTCGTGAAGCCTTAAAAGAATTTAATTCGTCTCGTAAACTTGGTGCAGCTTTAGGTATTTCCCATACTAGCATCATTCGCAAAATGAAAGAATATAATTTACATTTCAAAGAATAA